From the Rattus norvegicus strain BN/NHsdMcwi chromosome 15, GRCr8, whole genome shotgun sequence genome, the window CTGATCTCTAAGACTTAGAAGCAATGGGGGGTGTATTCTAAACATAATATTCTATGGTTCAATCCCTCCTTGTATGGAATACAGCAGgcccaaaataagaaaagagcctTTCCACCCTTCCTGGACTCTAATGAAAGTTTCCATAGTGTTTCCTTTAACATCTTGTTCATTATTTCCACCTGCCCAGAATTCTGCACAACAAAGACTCCAAACTATGCATAAATCTTTGACTGTTCTTTACAGGCTTTGGCCGTGAGAGCTGGGCTATTATATGGCAGCATTCCTAGTGAGTGGCAAAATTAGCGGGAAAGTTCCTAGCAGAGCTTTCTAGTTGCTCTATGATCAGTTTCAGTCTGGTGTAGTGAGTttctactcacccagaaaagGTATCAATAAAACAAGCAGGTACTTTTATCTTACTCTAGGAGGCCATGTGTCAGTTAATTCAGGTTCCTATAATTTATCAGAGCATTGGCTACCTGTATGCAATCCTCTCTGGGTAAAtgatctctgttttttatttacaggTGTAAATGTGACATCTGGCTTTGACATCTCCTTCTACACTGTCCAGTGTATGTGGGTATAACATACCTTGCTGATGGCAACTGagagagttctgtggacccaaaCAAGTAGTCTGGTAAAGCTGAATTACCAGAAACCTGCCAATTGTCTctggaagaatgatctttcccTCTGGTGTTCACCACCAACCTCTGGCGTCAAGCTattcatttgattcttttgcatccTCGCCTCTTGGTTATACTCGAAATACACAAGATCTAaggcacaaaccacatgaaaatcaggaaggatgagcaaaatgtggatgcttcactccttctttaaagggggaacaaaatatccataggaggggatagggaggcaaattttagagcagagaatgaaggaacgccattcagagcctgccccacatgtggtccatatctatctatgtatatatctactatatctatatctatctatatctatctatatctatctatatctatatctatatctatatctatatctatatctatatctatatctatatctatacctatatctatatctatatctatatctatatctatatctatatctctatctccaccaaaacttgataagatggatgaagctaagaagtacatgctgacatgaaccggatatagatctctcctgaaagacacagccagaacatgtcaaatacagagtcaaatgccagaaggaaaccactgaactgagaacgggacacccattggaggaattagggaaaggactgaaggagctgaaggggcttgcaaccccataagaaccaaccagagcttccagggaccaaaccactacccaaagactacacatggactgaccctgcgtaGGTAACAGTAAATAGCATTGttggggcaacagtggaaggggaagcctttggtacTACCAAGGTTgaacctccagtgtagggaatgttggagagggcagtaatgggggttggACGGGGAGGGTACACCCATTTAGAtcgggaaggggaggggctaaggggctgatggacaggaaactgggaaaaggaataacatttgaaatgtaaataagaaatgcccaatttaataaaaatgggagaaaaagaataacaacaaacaaaccaacaaaacaataaagaaaatgttccaggagcagtgcaggggaatagtggtgaacaataagggggatgtataggggataCACATATGgggtagggagagggaagggaatgggggcttaaggaaggaaacaagggaggggaataatgtttaaaatgtaataaagaactgtatctaataaaaattttaaaagtatcgTTCCTCCAAAATTGCTGGAATTCAATAAATCTGCAGTCATAACCGATGCTGTATTAAAAGGAATGCAGAGGCATACAGCTCCATGTGTCCTGATCGCTTTTTATATTCCCATACTGAatggttttatttcctctaaggtattagagaaatacttctctgtttctcctttgtttgtcattataaaggaagctaaatttgtgagCACAAGGATAAAGCAAGGATATTTTTCATCATGAAAGTGGGTtccacagagcatgacaaactgtctacatcaagagcacaggttcctgtgcagctctggctggctgtgaactgatgaTGAAGCCTAagctgcatgagacttgcagaacaccactgttgccttacacttgtgctgctacaggaggaagaaccacagACGACTCAGGACGGTcttgtgagtgaagggttaaaggtcacatttttatttataggcaagcattaatttattcaagaacattttaaagtggggagtcaatgagttcaatgtatatagcattaggaatatagcatattaattaaaaaactaaagttaacaaataaataacaaaacttcaaacttaaacaaataaaaccaaatgcataaaaccaaacttcaaactaaatatcaaatataacaagtaaattagTCAGCATTCAATTGCTACACAGTTTTCAACatataactccagcctgttgctggccttgcaaacacagcagaacggcAGGTAAGATGGTAAAAATCTCCTCAAGATGAATGTAGACGCCTCATTCCGAgtggttggttgttgatggacAAGTCGTCAAAAGGTTAAATGTGAGGCGTGTTCCAGGccacatctcaaggtctttcaaatGCAGCCCAAGATTGCTATGGTTACAAGGACTGAGATGGGGGAGGTGGTGTCAATCTTTGCACCCTCTGTGCTCCTGGTGGACAGtcctgtctctgagagctgtagtcctgctctgtgccctgggaaaccttctgctgcagtgttcagacctaggggtggaaaagacctggtgaggacctgccatgtcacttatcccatacacagcagcacaattcagcaggataatccaggatgatctttcatctgaggtcattctctcatgcccaagagagaaggggaagagatcccacaggcctgcatattttctcagcttttaaaactgctaaaaattGAACAGTGGAGAGCAGATAAATCcaatcatacatatacattatattttaatatcatgtagCAATGGCTAAATGTCAGTTGAGGAGAGATATGAACAacctagaaaacaataggaaggccttggaaACCCGGCCATCTCTGAAATGAAGACTATTATTATTCCTCCAGTGCAGGAATATGCCTGGGGTCCACTTGACAACCTCAATATCAgcaaagacccagagaaacaatatcgcaagaagtacatgcacactGAAGTGATATTATATTTGGCAAGAATATGCGGCATGGAAATCTTGCCgagggtaggcattgaactctaaAGCACATATTCATGCAGACaataaactataccactcctttgtttatgggtatcgtaaaactatttgtggggagacttaaaggcactgggctcagataatactagagagctcagactggagggatcagtacacaatagccagaatctctatggatcacatacacttcatggacggaatgtcttttaaaatggacAAGAATAATATTCTGATCTGCTCCTAGCTGACAGATGCTGAGAACTATGGAGAAAGTCACACACCCAATAAGACAGTTTATAAGTACAGGGAATCTacttgggtcctctcatcctgtgctttcaaaccatctcagtgacaccgaaatgatgctgcatcttctcagacaaggccttttgctcagtgaccagTTTTTGCTGATTCAGGGGCTCCTGCAGACTTTCCTCCATGctctcctcatcctggtcattagaagattatattgCCCATGGAGGCatgcatgtatacagacacagacagacagatacccagacatacacactttTGAACTCACCCAATTATATTTGttcacacatacaagcagagtattttgcagaatgtggttagtttcccagttaatggtaatagaagagatcacccagtctactattgtggcataagaaaaaaaaacctggaatggggtaagtacacagtgagcatagcctaaagacagctcagccaataaagtgtattcccatgaaaatcagaaattagaaatgtgacatctaggcctgttagccaagcctccttagcaaggtcacaaggctgtgcacaggaggctgatttcaggcaacagagcactgggtgggggcaggtgagcctcttcagtcctctgctcactgtttcccagtgcatgcaaagtgagctgcatttttcaatatgaggtccctttaccatacagtacctgacaggggagccaaactaccagcacaaacagctaggaaatctccataaccacaatccaaggtaaaacttGTACTGGGATGCTATCAGATATAATTCGAGTAAGAGAAGGCTAATTCAAAGCCAAATGCTGGcaggtataatcaaactcagccacagtccatggaagggtggacaacattgtaccttttcactttctgactggTGGACATCTGCATAATTTTActtcatggctgctctgaggtgaacccctacaacactaatgtgccacagtttctctgctcACACCTACTTCTTCTTCTGGAACCCTGTGTCAAAAGGTTGAACTTTCACAAGAGTTGTACATGGTGtctcacagggctacccatttgatacctccagcaatgtctgagggtctcactgttctaaaccctccttacagatgattttcactcagatcaaatgattttgaataacaatggttAAGAGTGCCACAGACCCAACACAGGGTGAGTGCTGTGGACTattttgagcctcagtttctgtctgaggcaaagatgtgattccacctcagcataactcctggacatcttgtgctgcagattcaactctaagcaaattaatctttcaaataacaaattccaggccaaactCCAAAGCCAAGGTATATTCAACCAAGTTTAGGCCAATCTGGAAAGAAAGTGGTGGCAGGAAATGATTAACATAACCAGGATGTTGAGAAGACACAACAAGCCACATGACCTTCCATTGTTACTATACACCGAgagcaaagaaggcagaagagcccTCAGTCATCAGTTTCCACACTCAGGTACATGGAtttcacacagcagcctctcctcacatccctgtACCCTATTCCTGAGTTTTTCTCCAAGTAATGTCAATGTTGATGAATAGTTTTCCCAGTTTAAATAGTTTGAATAGTGATCAAGaccccattaagaacagtttaaaatgtaattggaaagattaggttttctcttcttctctctctctcagagtgtttgtgtgtgtgtgtgtgtgtgtgtgtgtgtgtgtgtgtgtgtgtatacttttacatgtttctaaatatgtacatatagacttatacaatatatataaatacatgtatatgtgtctgcGTTCAGAAACTTgatgagttcacacacacatgcgaaaaaacacacatatacacacacttctatATATAAGACACCCATATcacaaacaattaaaacaaacaacttcCAAAGTACAATATGCATCATAGCCATAAACATGAtcacacatgtatgtgcccacagacacaaacacacaaaaaaacacccccccacacacacagagtcagagagagatggagaggggaagggagagagagagagagagagagagagagagagagagagagagagagagagagagagaacagaaatcataagtgagaagcagaaaagaatggggaggccatcaggctggaagaacagttgttgaatacagattaggcaaaggaaatgtgtcaagtgAGAGCTTAGACACTGCTATCCCTCCCTTATAGAGTAAACCTGTGTagagaatgcacttcttgggcacACTAGGTTGAGAGAGCTGGACAAAAAATCCCTCTAAtcctcacatatctcacacaaaccctcaccctgagagaagtctttcctacatccctgttcatccagtcagctccaggacataagccacaggaaagaacactaaaacactGACATAAAACAGGACGGACAAACTGCTTCTCAAGCTCTGTCACTAGAAACCACGATTTGGACAGGCAGGAgggaccattttcaatgtacggggaaaaggagagaaagtccacaagCCCCATCATAATTGACAATGAGAGCCATTCTTTTGGCAATTGAACTGAACTCTAATCAGTTCTGTGCACTACAAAGACGGCTACCTCATGGCATCCCTCTAGCATaatggcatgtaagtgtgcagtgtgtgatcaacagatcccccttaaggaaatgcattttctagttgagcaggaggatttggttgtcaatcctccagtttcttgcatgaagctaacatcacagaaagttttgtaaatgttcaaagagatgaacaactggatgagacctaggagagTGTCTGGATAAGGTGGAGAAGGTTAAACtggtttgacttggtttatgcttagatatcaggaaaacctgcccttgatgcttcattcatcctacctgaggctgcttgttacacggattttcatactggcttccccacagaaccttgttgtttccttaatagACTCTTTCAGTGCAATCTGTTCCCATAGAAGCTCCCTGTTCTCATGCCGTGCTCTCTGggcattgttcttcagctcaaacaactcagttaggagggggcagaagctgcggctgagacacaaagaaaaaatggtgactcccagccagtctccaacttcctcccacgTCTCCAAGTCCATTACTCCTTCTAGGGTCCTGATCTGAAGAGAGCCCCAGATTATAGTCCAAGtccacagtagccatggagcatgacctagagacaggtcaaatggagaaaagagccacattccagaagactcagggcacttctcaaaaacctgacaccattgattcaagtttttcccagaagaggacttaatccccatgtgtgcttatttgtccattttattagaatgtcgcttggaggccaatctttctgtgtcctgtgtgtcctaGAGCCTTCCTTAGACACAGGCTTCCTTGTCTGCTTCAAACACTAAAAAGCCTGATCCTCATTTTACTTCAAAGATAAGAATGGACTGACACATGCTGTGCCCTGTGCTGTTGTCACAACCTTGTAAGTTACTCACcagtaccagtcattttccagtgtgAGGTGTGTACATTTGACCAAAGCTCTATTGACCTGCTcactcattttcttcatgtcggtCATCACTTCCTGGTGCTGCATCGTGAGCATCTCAGACTCAAAGTTGTTCCTGTGGTAAGGCATGGTCCAAGGATGaaataacattatgaatgaaGGATTCAAGAATTACATGAATTCAGACTGAATCCTGAACTACCCCAGCCTAGGACATGCCACGCCCTTGCTTCTTGGTACTGGGTCATTTGatatttattaagtttattattGTGAACACGGAGACAGCAGTGccaggaaacagaaggagggagCTGATTTGCTTGAGCTCCCTGAGGGGGTTTGAAGGAATAGACTAGCTTGCCAAGAACATTCGAGGACCCTGTGTCACAATCCAGGCTCCAACTTAAGCCCATGAAGACTATTCTCCTGTTCTTAGGTAACAATTCTCAATCATAGaatctattgctacatgaaaacccaaaggaatatgaacagtatttacagggaaaagaatttataacacgcaccaggagattcccatgtgcgtccacctgagcagatgtgaaatgttctactgctcacagtgaggctctcaccctcatcattatcatgccatggaaattgacacaggataattctcaggccaaatcagtacatagaatacccagatcttaagtgatacacacaaacacactcacacatgcatacacacacacaaactcacacaaaacacactctctctctctctctctctctctctctctctctcaaatacaatTAGAATGCCAATTAAATATAAGGATGTGGCATTATCTccaaatacaatgaataaaacCAGAGAAAACCAATGATCCCCTGTTGTCAGTCCAGTCACACACTGTGAGGCAGCAAGTGGGATTGGGTccctccagctcttcacaggaactattgaacccaaagcacctccaagtcaattacaacaatgattggtcataatcagagcacctagaaattcccacaagccaacacctgtccagtctccttaaaccacacaatgagagctcacacactactACCCTCACTCCCAGACTGTGATTCAATCAGGCCACAGGCTATGATTTACGTTTGTAGGAATTaaaatagcctgtgccaccatcccattcccatctgaacttcacattctgatgcaatcaggaaagtgattttgaccatgaggacaccctggagttgtagcctactgtgatgtgaggaaatgtggatttaacagaacttgcattgtgactacctgtcatttaaattctttctcgGGTAATCGGCCAGGAttctcctgagttcatctctctccttctgcatctTCTGGAGAGCAATTTTGATGTTCTCCAAacgcttcattctctcctcttcaaCAGGTGTCGTGGAGGGTTGGGACGATGCCTTCTGATCAAActctgtaggtagataaacaccagtaaacaggcatatatgtggacacagtgtcaagaaaaactatgcttactctaaacagaagtctgaggatgaacagttctacagatacagtgaatccctgacagagcaagaaagctATCTTTAAGCTGAACTCAGCTAGTTCCCTGTTCCCACCATCATAGCCATATGATGACATATGCCATCATAGatatagaccacacctcctaaagccattcctctgtcactgaaattctaaagctggcctaaacaagaagaattggaggaccttctcagctaatgtctgatgtgaggcaggtaagtccttgagttcaaactgcttaacatcttgaatccctaatcatgtgtgttcaaggacaaagtaactgagaccttgatatatgaccaggagagtatccctcttggcatcaattacccaagtaatctacaggacactgctgagaatgaagtgTTTCAACAGCCGATCCTGGAAGagacactttgttattcttataaaggctcatcctggtattctttgacactGCCCAGGACACTAAAGACATCCAAGGAAAGCCCCTTGACATATAACAgttgttggttttctgtcaaactaatgatcagaaattattgtgtctgggtcagccattaggaagactgaggctctaaatcatacgtcctactcctggaaggaccaACACAAACCAACCTCCTCCAGGGAgctccccttgccctgcccagtactcacttgACCTCCTCAAGGACCTTTCCATTCGTCTTCTTCTCCAACATGATagaaggctggcctccctctgccttggtctggtgCCTGAATGGATATGATTGTCCctccgaaagagactgaggatcctggagaacatgcctcctcgggaacccattaggaaatgaagggaaatcgctcaggcagttggtgtcaccacaacactgctgacatcacagaacattctagtgtctcctggatacaagagaatttccagggaagacactaccggtgatgtcactgggaaatgccatagcttacttgctaactacctccacccagactgaccagtttctgcagtggcttttccagagactcacttttgagccaggaacacccattcgctcactctccttccagagcttcagagttctcactccttcattacaactcagttgctgaggagagggagagttgtatCAGACCTTGAAATGGATAGAACATCTTTGTTAACAGCCAAAGGTCTAAAGACCGTGGATGAGGGATATTCTTCTTcctgaaatgtataaacccaGGGTCCATGCATGTGACATATAGTCCAATTTCTACAGTTGTTACTGTTCCCCAGAGgccaatatttttttccttcacctttaaatgtatgcaagttgGAGTATGTTGTTTCATGGAGTGTGCCTTGAGAGGGGTCATGGTTTCAATATATTCACccatgttttttcctgaaatctctgtcttaccatcccattttgtgcaatggaaactcccttttCCTGGCAAAAAAGCTTCTCAGGTATAGagcaaacatcaaattgtaaactttctgtccattcttaaaGTTAAAATCCCCAAAAGTGAGGGAGGAACTGAGACCCAAGCGAGAGCCATGGAGGGgcagaatgcagaggtgctgctggccaaggaagagcaggaggaagcagagaagctgtagcACATCATGGTGCACTGGGAGCTAGAATTGGAGTTCGACCTGGGCAACCTGCTGGCTTCACTCTGAGGACCTACAGGGTGCTTAACCATCATTTATAACTCAGTATCTGGTGTCTCTCTGGCCACCGTTGGAACTGCATTCAGAggaaccacagacaaaagtcatccaaagaacaattcaccaaaataaataaaaattagtacatttttctttcaaaaaggcatacaaatgtatggtcaagtcaaacaaaacccaaggaaacacaagaaatgaaatattttacaacaacccaagagtgcaagaaacagtataaaaacaatctcttaggggttgggaatttagctcagtggtagagcaaggccccgggtcggtccccagcaccaaaaaaaaaaaaaaaacaaaaaaacaaaaaaaaaaaagaaaagaaaaggaaagaaaaaaaagaccaatcttttaaatctataataattctatatgtatttcttgaaatagcagttggaggaagcaggctgtcatgctcttataagttccatagcctcatcaacccttgtgacaatctccacctgtttgattttttcttaagcacagatatgtgtgagttagaatcccgAGTCTGTCTGGGATCAGACTGTAAActgtagtcaatgtaacactggcaatcattagccacaatctttaagtttcccttgtaacaTCAGAGCACAGCCAtatctttggaaagcaaaactcaccctccaccaaactatcctccaaaatccagtctctccaaaacaccaagtccattcctcatgctaTAAAGTATGACGGCCAAGCCTTGCATATGAAGGATCGATAttgcaggctctaatacctcaccaaagagacattgccctaaattcttttacaaGTCCGGTTTCCATGAtaagagttatattaaaatattatcccaatctagacctgtttccctgggttggcacaTGCCACGTGTTTTCTCGAATGACTCCTTTTTTAAGCCAACATTCTATTACAAATATTACAAATTTtcaaccatacccaataacttaaaagccagtcacctatagccaagacatgtaaagcttattatacatttaaaaccaaacagaaaaaaatgaagtgactacacatatctttagtacttagatcaaacaccatttttacttctttagctgtcattttaaaagaagcaccttgttacctgttgattccaaatatcacagtcaaagatttctctaagagaaacagctaacagctccattaccatagaagctttgaagctgctggcacctttaaggcCAGCTAGTGTAGACATtgagccagccccctggggagcttccccagtggacagacctaggctcctagctacattcctccattgaggcaggattcagtcagagacacacatgacagttaacaccagagataaccagttatcTAGGATGCTGGGCTCCAAAggtcaattgaaactgttttatttatttgttcctttcttgaaaggacttaaaactaaatcaaggggaatcaaccagcatttaaagttttcaccattttttcttttaaacataaaacacaaaacattcaagcaacaagaagcacAACCCAGACATACATTGACATCCATGGACAGTTTGGTGcaacaaggacagacaatagacatagagggaaggagctagatggtgtcccaccaaaaggACTCAGATAACCTACCTAAAGGACatagaaccagaaataagcacttctccaataggagccagcaaggaggcaggatgtccctaggagagctcttaaaaagcttaatctcactttccttcttttgccaaaggatctggagagtctgggaggaatgtttttctcaaaccattttctctcttgtctagggtgtaaactgtctctaatcagggtccaaagactaaaagcatctatgagaattaactttgcttctctagattttagcataactctaaaagaacacgtacacaaaaacatttgaccattattaccttgtccctttttacaaggtttactcaccagtaccccaaatctttatttttctttgcaagtGCTTTCAATGCCCACGGTGCTTCTGTATCCTGCTTACTGGGACTTTTCCTGGCCCATTTTCCCCAATACGTCCCTCCTTCACTGGCCGGCTTCCTGGGACCATCTTGTCAGGTTGTCCTCTCTTTTCCAATcttggtgggacctccatttgatgATGCCTGTGTCATCAGGACACTCAGAACCGGGCATAGGCCTATAAGagttaagaagaaacacacactcggGTCATTCGTGTTAAAAGAAGGCTGTCCacgctttactgagatctccttatataccagaggcaaaagccgtggaaaaacaataaagcaggtgaaaaccccaaccaggaaaa encodes:
- the LOC134481917 gene encoding uncharacterized protein LOC134481917 translates to MGSRGGMFSRILSLFRRDNHIHSGTRPRQREASLLSCWRRRRMERSLRRSKFDQKASSQPSTTPVEEERMKRLENIKIALQKMQKERDELRRILADYPRKNLNDRNNFESEMLTMQHQEVMTDMKKMSEQVNRALVKCTHLTLENDWYCRSFCPLLTELFELKNNAQRARHENRELLWEQIALKESIKETTRFCGEASMKIRVTSSLRSEHCSRRFPRAQSRTTALRDRTVHQEHRGCKD